The following coding sequences are from one Legionellales bacterium window:
- the rpsT gene encoding 30S ribosomal protein S20, with amino-acid sequence MANTKQARKRAKQSIKHRNHNMSLRSRMRTSLKKVIAAIQTGDKTKAGDAFKEVVPVLDKMASKGLIHKNNAARHKSRLNLRIKNMQA; translated from the coding sequence TTGGCTAACACAAAACAAGCGCGTAAACGTGCAAAACAATCCATCAAACATCGCAATCACAACATGAGCTTGCGCTCAAGAATGCGTACTTCGCTGAAGAAAGTGATTGCAGCGATTCAAACGGGCGATAAAACCAAAGCGGGCGATGCGTTTAAGGAAGTTGTTCCTGTGCTCGATAAAATGGCAAGCAAAGGTTTAATTCATAAAAACAATGCGGCTCGTCACAAAAGTCGGTTGAATCTTCGTATCAAGAATATGCAAGCTTAA
- a CDS encoding succinylglutamate desuccinylase/aspartoacylase family protein has product MKNKALQICNETIHPGETLSLALPLPELFSCAPLYMPIKIAHGTQAGPILMITAAIHGNELNGTEIINRLLNLKVIKQLRGTLIAVPIVNVYGFINRSRLLPGGINLDHCFPGSKNGTHASRVAHLFYKEIFAKAQYCIDLQTGFINYSNLPQIYYHFGDRESQKLAESFNAPVISHLADEPGSLHHMARQDHVPFIVYEAGEAMRFDEHAIRTGVSGILNILKFLDMLPHKNIKDKKIIPSFVAEKNIWVRASTSGLSQTTFKLGQSVKKGKLLATIQDPFGASEKVNIYNPEDAIIVGKNNLPLVHEGEALFQLAVFSRMQQAETHFEDWQEQREKLTSHSQES; this is encoded by the coding sequence ATGAAAAATAAAGCTCTACAAATCTGTAATGAAACTATTCATCCAGGAGAAACGCTATCATTAGCGCTACCACTTCCCGAATTATTTAGCTGTGCTCCTCTCTACATGCCGATTAAAATCGCTCATGGCACACAAGCAGGCCCAATATTAATGATTACGGCGGCCATTCATGGTAATGAATTAAACGGAACAGAAATTATTAATCGTCTTCTTAATTTAAAGGTCATAAAGCAATTGCGCGGAACGCTTATTGCCGTTCCTATTGTAAATGTTTATGGCTTTATTAATCGCAGCCGTTTATTGCCTGGCGGAATTAATTTAGATCACTGTTTTCCTGGTAGTAAAAATGGAACACATGCTTCACGTGTGGCTCACCTATTTTATAAAGAAATTTTTGCTAAAGCACAATATTGTATCGACTTACAAACCGGATTTATTAACTACAGTAATCTCCCACAAATCTATTATCATTTCGGTGATCGTGAATCACAAAAATTGGCTGAATCATTTAATGCACCAGTGATTTCCCATTTAGCAGATGAGCCAGGCTCTCTGCATCATATGGCGCGACAAGATCACGTTCCTTTTATTGTTTATGAAGCGGGTGAAGCCATGCGTTTTGATGAACATGCAATTCGCACAGGTGTATCAGGTATTCTTAATATCCTTAAATTTCTTGATATGCTGCCTCACAAGAATATAAAAGATAAGAAAATCATACCTTCATTTGTTGCTGAAAAAAATATCTGGGTTAGAGCCTCTACAAGCGGACTAAGCCAAACCACTTTCAAATTGGGTCAATCAGTTAAAAAAGGGAAATTATTAGCGACTATTCAGGATCCATTTGGCGCTAGTGAGAAAGTCAATATTTATAATCCAGAAGATGCGATTATTGTTGGCAAAAATAATTTACCTTTAGTGCATGAAGGTGAAGCCCTATTTCAATTAGCTGTATTTTCCAGAATGCAGCAGGCAGAGACTCATTTTGAAGACTGGCAAGAGCAGCGCGAAAAATTAACCAGTCACTCGCAAGAATCATAA
- a CDS encoding MFS transporter: MQYQKSFNISLLGLSIWAIAAGFFLYEFFLRTFIGTLAHQIIPALNLDPEKFALLGSAYYIAYGSMQIPVGILVDKFGIKIILIFATLTCSFATMYFAQATGLYSAFFARTLMGFGSSFAFVCLLVIAATWFPKEYFGLFSGISQFVGTMGPFLAGGPLMLLVAADQGNWRTPLLKISSIGIVLALLSLLVIKNKQRDPEQRIIFLHQSGPIFPRLQKLFCNKQAWLIASYSSFVYVSMVILGAIWGTIYLEARGLSQVISADIISTSWVGYALGCPALGFFSDYIKRRNLALTLAAIIGLLATTYLIYFTIPFIWMYLALFFLIGFAAAGQNVGFAAIAEHVDAETKATALGLNNGMITLLSAIVPPIISYIIELSNPHSSTLTAHGFILAFSIMPLLFAVALCLSLFNIEETFCKSKRESVLLAPESTH, from the coding sequence ATGCAATATCAAAAATCATTTAATATTTCACTATTGGGTTTAAGTATATGGGCTATTGCTGCCGGATTTTTTTTGTATGAATTTTTTTTGAGAACCTTTATTGGAACCTTAGCGCACCAGATTATTCCTGCCCTCAACTTAGATCCAGAAAAATTTGCATTACTGGGTTCTGCTTATTACATTGCATATGGTTCCATGCAAATTCCGGTTGGCATTTTAGTCGATAAGTTTGGAATAAAAATTATTCTTATTTTTGCAACACTAACATGTTCATTTGCAACCATGTACTTTGCGCAAGCGACTGGATTGTATTCTGCTTTTTTTGCGCGCACTTTAATGGGATTTGGTTCTTCTTTTGCATTTGTCTGTTTACTGGTTATTGCTGCAACGTGGTTTCCTAAAGAATATTTTGGTTTATTCTCCGGCATTTCACAATTTGTTGGCACGATGGGGCCTTTTTTAGCGGGCGGTCCCTTAATGTTATTAGTTGCGGCTGATCAGGGTAATTGGCGAACACCCCTGTTAAAAATCAGTAGTATTGGGATAGTATTAGCTCTATTAAGTTTATTAGTCATCAAAAATAAACAACGTGATCCAGAACAAAGAATTATTTTTTTGCATCAATCAGGCCCAATTTTCCCACGTTTGCAAAAATTATTTTGTAATAAACAAGCGTGGTTAATCGCGAGTTACTCTTCTTTTGTTTATGTCTCTATGGTTATTTTAGGTGCAATTTGGGGCACCATTTATTTAGAAGCGCGTGGTTTGTCTCAAGTAATATCAGCAGATATTATTTCAACATCCTGGGTTGGGTATGCCTTAGGTTGTCCTGCTCTGGGTTTTTTTTCCGACTATATAAAAAGAAGAAATCTAGCGCTAACTCTAGCAGCAATTATTGGATTGCTAGCAACAACTTATTTAATCTATTTTACTATCCCATTTATTTGGATGTATCTAGCATTATTTTTCTTAATTGGTTTTGCCGCAGCCGGACAAAACGTTGGATTTGCAGCTATTGCTGAACACGTTGACGCAGAAACTAAGGCTACTGCCCTGGGATTAAACAATGGTATGATTACCTTACTCAGCGCCATTGTTCCCCCTATTATTAGCTATATCATCGAACTTTCTAACCCTCATTCGAGCACTTTAACTGCTCACGGGTTTATTTTGGCGTTTAGTATTATGCCCTTACTATTCGCTGTTGCATTATGCTTATCCCTATTTAATATCGAAGAAACTTTTTGTAAATCAAAGCGTGAATCTGTTTTATTAGCTCCAGAATCGACTCATTAG
- the recA gene encoding recombinase RecA, translating into MEDNKRKALDAALSQIERQFGKGSVMRLGDDTAVRDIEAISTGSLGLDIALGIGGLPRGRIIEIYGPESSGKTTLTLQVIAQCQKLGGTAAFVDAEHALDPSYAAKLGVNVDDLLVSQPDTGEQALEITDMLVRSGAVDVVIVDSVAALTPKAEIEGDMGDSHMGLQARLMSQALRKLTANIKRSNTLVIFINQIRMKIGVMFGSPETTTGGNALKFYASVRLDIRRIGAVKKGEEVVGSETRVKVVKNKVAPPFKQAEFDILYNEGISWEGEVLELGVQLGIVNKAGAWYSYNNERIGQGKDNVRQYFQEHPEMAKEIDAQIRTQLLPKRNSAKNTSEQEAVTAE; encoded by the coding sequence ATGGAAGATAATAAGCGTAAAGCGCTCGATGCAGCGTTAAGTCAAATTGAACGTCAATTTGGTAAAGGTTCGGTGATGCGTTTAGGCGATGATACTGCGGTGCGCGATATCGAAGCCATTTCCACCGGATCATTAGGATTGGATATCGCGTTAGGTATTGGCGGATTACCACGGGGGCGGATCATTGAAATTTATGGCCCAGAATCGTCAGGTAAAACCACGTTAACCTTGCAAGTGATTGCCCAATGTCAAAAACTCGGTGGCACTGCTGCTTTTGTGGATGCTGAGCACGCACTCGATCCGAGCTATGCCGCTAAACTTGGGGTGAATGTGGATGATTTACTGGTTTCCCAACCGGACACTGGTGAACAAGCGCTCGAGATCACCGATATGTTGGTGCGCTCCGGTGCTGTGGATGTAGTGATTGTCGACTCGGTGGCGGCCTTAACCCCGAAAGCCGAAATTGAAGGCGACATGGGCGATTCGCATATGGGATTGCAAGCGCGTTTAATGTCGCAAGCGTTGCGTAAACTAACTGCAAACATCAAACGTTCGAATACTTTGGTGATTTTCATTAACCAAATTCGCATGAAAATTGGCGTGATGTTTGGTAGTCCCGAAACCACGACCGGTGGAAATGCCCTTAAATTCTATGCTTCAGTGCGTTTAGATATTCGTCGTATTGGTGCAGTGAAAAAAGGCGAAGAAGTTGTGGGTAGTGAAACACGCGTGAAAGTGGTGAAAAATAAAGTGGCGCCACCTTTTAAACAAGCCGAATTCGATATTTTATATAACGAAGGCATTTCATGGGAAGGCGAAGTGCTAGAACTTGGCGTGCAATTAGGTATCGTGAATAAAGCCGGTGCTTGGTACAGTTATAACAACGAACGAATTGGTCAAGGCAAAGATAATGTTCGTCAATATTTCCAAGAGCATCCTGAAATGGCCAAAGAAATTGATGCGCAAATTCGCACACAACTGTTACCAAAACGTAATTCTGCGAAAAATACTTCTGAACAGGAAGCAGTAACTGCGGAATAA
- the mutS gene encoding DNA mismatch repair protein MutS, which translates to MIESSELIQHTPMMRQYLSIKAHHQDMLLFYRMGDFYECFYDDAVKIAKLLDLTLTKRGQSNGAPIPMAGIPYHAADNYLARLIKLGESIAICEQIGDPATSKGPVERQVTRIITPGTVSDASLLNDRQDNLIVAIYANKKQFGIAHLDVSSGHFYLLEVASSESLLSEIQRLTPAEILVPENLILADAIAKQYPCKRLPPWDFDLDCAKKSLCAQFQTHSLAAFQCDDLPIAISAAGCLFNYVKHTQQANLPHIRAIHAERTLDAILLDSTTRNNLELHSTLKGRENHSLVGILDNTETSMGSRLLKRLVNRPLTSQEKIRQRQQGVTRLLSDGLFQEIKAILAECGDVERILARIALKSARPRDLTALRATLALLPQLTTLLKPINDDILHELRAQLHPCPTLLNLLTTAIIDNPPQLIRDGGVIKIGYDSELDRLRNISEHGDEFLMALEQREKERTNISTLKVGYNRIHGYYIEISRLQAKLVPEDYIRRQTLKNNERFITPELKTFEEQALTARAKALALEKKLYDDLLMIIAAELIPLQQLAQALAWLDVLSNFAERAHYFNWVKPEFTPEEMLRIEQGRHPVVEYFQEQPFVPNDLNLTPSEKMLIITGPNMGGKSTYMRQTALICILAYIGSYVPAQSALLGPIDRIFTRIGSSDDLASGQSTFMVEMSETAGILHQATSRSLVLIDEIGRGTSTYDGMAIAYATANYLATTLRSYTLFSTHYFELTSLTEENPTIRNIHLDATEHHDALIFLHTVQEGPANRSFGLQVAALAGIPQKVLDIAKAKLNQLEIKPSPSKLPITSPSPTHPALTALNQLDPNDLSPKEALEKLYQLCQLAKS; encoded by the coding sequence ATGATTGAAAGCAGTGAACTTATTCAACACACGCCAATGATGCGCCAATATTTAAGCATCAAGGCGCACCATCAAGACATGCTACTATTTTACCGCATGGGCGATTTTTATGAATGTTTTTATGACGACGCGGTAAAAATTGCGAAATTATTAGATTTAACCTTAACCAAACGCGGACAATCCAATGGCGCGCCCATTCCCATGGCCGGCATTCCCTATCACGCAGCCGATAATTATTTAGCACGATTAATTAAATTAGGCGAATCCATTGCCATTTGCGAACAGATTGGCGATCCTGCCACGAGTAAAGGCCCGGTTGAACGTCAGGTGACTCGAATTATCACTCCAGGCACTGTCAGCGATGCTTCGCTATTAAACGATCGGCAAGATAATTTAATCGTGGCGATTTATGCGAATAAAAAACAATTTGGCATTGCGCACTTGGATGTGAGCAGTGGGCATTTTTATTTACTCGAAGTTGCTTCGTCTGAAAGTTTACTCAGCGAAATTCAACGATTAACGCCGGCTGAAATTTTAGTACCGGAGAATTTAATTTTAGCGGATGCTATTGCAAAACAATACCCTTGCAAACGTTTACCTCCCTGGGATTTTGATTTAGATTGCGCCAAAAAATCGCTCTGCGCACAATTTCAAACTCACAGTTTAGCCGCCTTTCAATGTGATGATTTACCCATTGCTATCAGCGCGGCAGGTTGTTTATTCAATTATGTCAAACACACGCAACAAGCCAATTTACCGCATATTCGCGCCATTCATGCAGAACGCACTTTAGATGCAATACTTTTAGATAGCACCACGCGCAATAATCTAGAATTACACAGCACCTTGAAAGGTCGAGAAAATCACAGTTTAGTCGGCATTTTAGATAATACGGAAACCTCCATGGGATCACGATTATTAAAACGCTTAGTCAATCGCCCGTTAACGTCGCAAGAAAAAATTCGTCAGCGCCAACAAGGGGTAACCCGTTTATTATCTGATGGTTTATTTCAAGAAATTAAAGCGATTTTAGCAGAATGTGGCGATGTCGAACGTATTCTCGCGCGGATTGCACTAAAATCCGCACGCCCTCGCGATTTAACGGCATTGCGCGCCACATTAGCGTTATTGCCACAACTCACCACACTATTAAAGCCCATCAACGATGATATTCTGCATGAGTTGCGCGCCCAACTACATCCTTGTCCGACGTTATTAAATTTATTAACCACAGCCATTATCGATAACCCACCGCAATTAATTCGCGATGGCGGCGTGATTAAAATCGGTTACGATAGTGAATTGGATCGCTTGCGTAATATTAGTGAACATGGCGATGAATTTTTAATGGCACTAGAACAGCGCGAAAAAGAGCGCACAAACATTAGCACGCTCAAAGTGGGTTATAATCGCATTCATGGCTATTATATTGAAATTTCACGTCTGCAAGCGAAACTGGTGCCAGAAGATTATATTCGTCGACAAACGTTAAAAAATAATGAACGTTTTATTACCCCAGAATTAAAAACATTTGAAGAACAAGCCCTCACCGCGCGCGCCAAAGCGTTAGCCTTAGAAAAAAAATTATACGACGATTTATTAATGATCATTGCCGCAGAATTAATCCCGCTTCAACAACTCGCACAGGCTTTAGCCTGGCTAGATGTATTGAGTAATTTTGCCGAACGCGCTCATTATTTTAATTGGGTAAAACCTGAGTTCACACCAGAGGAAATGCTTCGTATTGAGCAAGGCCGTCATCCCGTGGTGGAATATTTTCAAGAACAACCCTTTGTGCCCAATGATTTAAATTTAACCCCATCAGAAAAAATGCTGATCATTACCGGACCGAATATGGGTGGTAAATCTACTTATATGCGGCAAACCGCATTAATTTGTATTCTCGCATATATTGGCAGTTATGTTCCCGCCCAATCAGCCCTATTAGGGCCGATTGATCGCATTTTCACGCGCATTGGCAGCTCCGATGATTTAGCCAGCGGACAATCGACTTTCATGGTGGAAATGAGTGAAACAGCAGGCATTTTGCATCAAGCCACGTCAAGAAGTTTAGTATTAATCGATGAAATTGGGCGCGGCACCAGCACCTACGACGGCATGGCCATTGCTTATGCCACCGCCAATTATCTCGCCACGACATTACGATCTTACACGTTATTTTCCACGCATTATTTTGAATTAACTTCGCTCACTGAAGAAAATCCCACCATTCGCAACATCCATCTGGATGCCACCGAACATCACGATGCCCTGATTTTTTTACACACCGTACAAGAAGGCCCCGCGAATCGCAGTTTTGGTTTACAAGTTGCAGCACTGGCGGGTATTCCTCAAAAGGTGTTAGATATTGCAAAAGCTAAATTAAATCAATTGGAAATTAAGCCCTCCCCCTCAAAATTACCCATTACTTCTCCCTCACCTACTCACCCGGCATTAACCGCATTAAATCAACTAGATCCCAATGATCTCAGCCCGAAAGAAGCCTTAGAAAAATTATATCAACTGTGTCAATTAGCAAAATCTTAA
- a CDS encoding SDR family NAD(P)-dependent oxidoreductase: MDINQRHVLISGGASGLGAATAEYLAALGAKITLLDINEKILQTTAKKINGLGLVCDITQGEAVEKAIQEAIQQFGDLRIVVNCAGVAPAKRIVGRAGPMPLDEFNRVVQINLIGNFNVLRVAAHVMSVSEPLNADNERGVIINTASVAAFDGQIGQAAYSASKGAVASMTLPAARELARFGIRVMAIAPGIFLTPMIEGMPHEVQASLAQQVPFPQRLGNPQEFAQLVKSIIENPMLNGSVIRLDGAMRMQAQ, from the coding sequence ATGGATATTAACCAGCGTCATGTTTTAATTTCAGGTGGAGCTTCTGGTCTGGGAGCTGCGACCGCTGAATATCTAGCCGCACTCGGCGCTAAAATTACCTTGTTAGATATTAACGAAAAAATATTGCAGACAACGGCGAAAAAAATAAATGGTTTAGGCTTGGTGTGTGATATTACCCAAGGTGAAGCGGTTGAAAAGGCTATTCAAGAGGCCATCCAACAATTCGGTGATTTACGTATTGTGGTGAATTGTGCGGGAGTGGCTCCCGCCAAACGCATTGTCGGGCGCGCAGGTCCCATGCCTTTGGATGAGTTTAATCGCGTGGTCCAGATTAATTTAATTGGGAATTTTAATGTCTTACGAGTGGCAGCGCATGTGATGAGTGTAAGTGAGCCCTTGAATGCGGATAATGAGAGGGGTGTCATTATTAACACGGCGTCAGTGGCAGCGTTTGATGGTCAAATTGGGCAAGCTGCCTATAGCGCTTCCAAAGGAGCGGTGGCCTCAATGACATTGCCAGCAGCGCGAGAACTTGCTCGTTTTGGGATACGGGTGATGGCGATTGCCCCAGGGATTTTTCTCACACCGATGATCGAAGGCATGCCTCATGAAGTGCAAGCAAGCCTTGCTCAACAAGTACCTTTCCCACAGCGCTTAGGCAACCCACAAGAATTTGCTCAGTTGGTGAAAAGTATTATTGAGAATCCGATGTTGAATGGCAGCGTTATTCGCTTAGATGGTGCTATGCGCATGCAAGCTCAATAG
- a CDS encoding helix-turn-helix transcriptional regulator, with product MLSIILPDICQGLRLSEDLNKQELVNAIASMIQHLRHRSELTQMELAKRAGTSQPVIARLESGTDARLPSLYLLARIAQAADVKLSLNLE from the coding sequence ATGTTAAGTATTATCTTACCCGATATTTGCCAAGGCCTGCGCTTATCAGAAGATTTAAATAAACAAGAATTAGTGAATGCTATCGCGTCGATGATCCAGCATTTGCGTCATCGTTCGGAGTTAACACAAATGGAACTTGCCAAACGCGCGGGGACTTCGCAACCGGTGATAGCACGCTTAGAAAGCGGTACCGATGCTAGGCTGCCATCGTTGTATTTATTAGCCCGTATCGCGCAAGCCGCTGACGTTAAATTATCCTTAAACTTAGAATAG
- a CDS encoding CinA family protein has translation MKNLQDEIIQAAQAVGTWLSKRNSVLATAESCTGGWIAEAITAIPGSSAWFDRGFVTYSNSSKVQMLNVAMPLLDQFGAVSQEVVRAMAEGAIDNSDAEIAIATSGIAGPTGGSPEKPVGLVWFAWKTPTTLFSECQYFSGDRRAIRAQATLYSLKQLIVLEPVQSLQA, from the coding sequence ATGAAAAATTTGCAAGATGAAATAATACAAGCTGCGCAAGCCGTGGGAACTTGGTTAAGTAAACGCAATAGCGTATTGGCTACTGCCGAATCGTGTACCGGCGGCTGGATTGCCGAAGCGATTACGGCCATTCCTGGCAGTTCAGCGTGGTTTGATCGGGGATTTGTGACGTATTCTAACAGTTCAAAAGTGCAAATGCTCAATGTGGCCATGCCGTTATTGGATCAATTCGGTGCGGTAAGCCAAGAAGTGGTGAGAGCAATGGCCGAAGGTGCAATTGATAACAGTGATGCAGAAATTGCGATAGCCACCAGTGGTATTGCCGGTCCCACCGGTGGAAGTCCTGAAAAACCCGTGGGTTTAGTCTGGTTTGCTTGGAAAACGCCAACTACGCTTTTCAGCGAATGCCAATATTTTTCAGGTGATCGCAGAGCTATTCGCGCGCAGGCAACATTATACTCGCTCAAACAATTAATAGTGTTAGAGCCTGTTCAAAGTCTCCAAGCTTGA